From one Oncorhynchus clarkii lewisi isolate Uvic-CL-2024 chromosome 6, UVic_Ocla_1.0, whole genome shotgun sequence genomic stretch:
- the LOC139411134 gene encoding myosin regulatory light chain 2, atrial isoform-like gives MASKKAANKRQRGAQKSCSNVFSMFEQCQIQEFKEAFGCIDQDRDGVIKKQDLRETYGQLGKLNVKDEELDEMLNEGKGPINFTVFLTLFGEKLNGTDPEDTILAAFKLFDPNGTGFVNKDEFKRLLMNQADKFTAEEVDQAFSVAPIDVAGNIDYKSLCYIITHGDEKEES, from the exons ATG GCCAGTAAGAAGGCTGCtaataagagacagagaggagcccAGAAGAGCTGCTCCAATGTCTTCTCCATGTTCGAACAGTGTCAGATACAGGAGTTCAAGGAG GCTTTCGGATGTATTGACCAAGACAGAGATGGTGTGATCAAAAAACAGGACCTGAGAGAAACCTATGGACAGCTAG GGAAGCTGAACGTTAAGGATGAGGAACTGGATGAGATGTTGAACGAGGGGAAGGGTCCCATCAACTTTACTGTGTTCCTCACTCTATTTGGAGAGAAACTCAACG GCACAGACCCCGAGGACACCATCCTCGCTGCCTTCAAGCTCTTCGACCCAAACGGCACAGGTTTCGTCAACAAGGATGA GTTTAAACGGTTACTGATGAACCAGGCGGATAAATTCACAGCAGAGGAG GTGGACCAGGCGTTCTCTGTGGCGCCAATTGACGTGGCCGGCAACATCGATTACAAGTCACTGTGTTACATCATCACCCACGGAGACGAGAAGGAGGAGTCCTAA
- the LOC139411132 gene encoding glycerol-3-phosphate acyltransferase 3-like, translated as MEDFWAMVLAGLKVWVCLIVSLLMVPAMFGFSLGISETYMKILVKILEWATLRIQTVNKAQRIIQSSSFNSLVQRDDGSMEEELRGLRCSRPKPPVGGDFTLSDCFYFYRRGIEDIVEDEVTQRFSSEELVSWNLLTRTNIDFQYISLKLTMVWGLGVFIRYCILTPLRIMLASIGLTWLVIGTTAVGFLPNWRLKSWLSEWVHVMCYRICARGLSCTIHYHNKENRPRKGGICVANHTSPIDIVILCNDGCYAMVGQSHGGLMGVLQRAMARSCPHIWFERADMKDRHLVTKRLRDHVNDKTKLPILLFPEGTCINNTSVMMFKKGSFEIGGTIYPVAIKYDPQFGDAFWNSAKYNMVSYLLRMMTSWAIVCNVWYLPAMHQQEGEDAVQFANRVKSVIAHQGGLVDLSWDGGLKRAKVKDTYREEQQKKYSSMVVGSEEDRSGNSD; from the exons ATGGAGGATTTCTGGGCCATGGTCCTGGCAGGGCTGAAGGTGTGGGTCTGCCTCATTGTGTCTCTTCTCATGGTGCCTGCAATGTTTGGCTTCTCCCTGGGCATCTCCGAGACATACATGAAGATCCTGGTCAAAATCTTGGAG tggGCCACGTTGAGGATCCAAACAGTCAACAAAGCGCAGCGGATAATCCAATCCTCCTCATTCAATA GCCTCGTCCAGAGGGATGATGGTTCTATGGAGGAGGAGCTGAGGGGGTTAAGGTGCAGTCGCCCCAAACCACCAGTGGGGGGAGACTTCACCCTCAGCGACTGTTTCTACTTCTACAGACGAGGCATCGAGGATATCGTAGAGGATGAG GTGACCCAGCGGTTTTCGTCAGAGGAGCTGGTGTCGTGGAACCTGCTAACTCGGACCAACATCGACTTCCAGTACATCAGCCTCAAACTGACCATGGTCTGGGGCCTGGGCGTGTTCATACGCTACTGCATCCTGACTCCGCTCAG GATCATGCTGGCGTCTATAGGCCTGACCTGGCTGGTGATAGGAACCACTGCTGTAGGATTCCTCCCTAACTGGAG gcTCAAGTCCTGGCTGAGTGAGTGGGTCCATGTGATGTGCTACAGGATCTGTGCTCGAGGCCTCTCCTGCACCATCCACTACCACAACAA AGAAAACAGACCCAGAAAAGGAGGAATCTGTGTGGCCAATCACACCTCTCCGATTGATATTGTCATTCTCTGCAACGATGGGTGTTACGCCATG GTGGGCCAGTCACATGGGGGTCTGATGGGAGTGCTGCAGAGGGCCATGGCGAGGTCCTGTCCTCACATCTGGTTTGAGAGAGCTGATATGAAAGATCGCCACCTAGTGACCAAAAG GTTGAGGGATCACGTGAATGACAAGACTAAGCTTCCTATATTGCTCTTTCCGGAAG GGACCTGTATCAACAACACATCTGTCATGATGTTCAAAAAGGGAAGTTTTGAAATCGGAGGAACGATATACCCGGTAGCCATCAAG tatGACCCTCAGTTTGGGGATGCGTTCTGGAACAGTGCCAAGTACAACATGGTGAGCTACCTGCTCAGGATGATGACTAGTTGGGCTATAGTCTGTAACGTCTGGTACCTGCCAGCCATGCACCAACAG GAAGGGGAGGATGCTGTCCAGTTTGCCAACAGAGTCAAGTCTGTCATCGCACATCAGGGGGGACTAGTGGACCTGTCCTG GGACGGAGGCCTAAAGAGGGCTAAGGTGAAGGACACGTATAGAGAGGAGCAGCAGAAGAAGTACAGCAGCATGGTGGTGGGTAGCGAGGAGGACCGCAGCGGTAACAGTGACTGA